A window of the Roseburia sp. 831b genome harbors these coding sequences:
- a CDS encoding endonuclease/exonuclease/phosphatase family protein, translating into MRITSFNVNKFCGAYSNGNYFNPKNIDFKTPIKRMIDTLLETNEDVVFLQEVTDNKFVELEKLFPNDKYKIHSYDRLTLKSLVVAITLENSLWKKKEEYNNFEFKNKIIDMYLDEKSIRIVSFHNTDIAIKNKVEKLFSEQDDIDIFLGDFNDNEWVNELNNNTALNYRDVVTNDMITYKPGQTAIDRIFIRKGKFDNNIVFNGITETFLSDHNLISFSLNV; encoded by the coding sequence ATGAGAATTACAAGTTTTAATGTAAATAAATTTTGTGGAGCGTATAGTAATGGAAACTATTTTAATCCGAAAAACATTGATTTTAAAACTCCTATAAAACGAATGATTGATACTTTGCTTGAAACAAATGAGGATGTGGTGTTTTTACAAGAAGTTACAGATAATAAGTTTGTTGAATTAGAAAAGTTGTTTCCAAATGATAAATATAAAATTCATAGCTACGATAGATTAACATTAAAGAGCCTTGTTGTAGCAATAACTTTGGAAAATAGTTTATGGAAGAAGAAGGAAGAATATAACAATTTTGAGTTTAAGAATAAAATTATAGATATGTATTTAGATGAAAAATCTATACGTATTGTAAGTTTTCATAATACAGATATTGCAATTAAAAATAAAGTAGAAAAACTCTTTTCTGAACAAGATGATATTGATATATTTCTAGGAGATTTTAATGATAACGAGTGGGTTAATGAATTAAACAATAATACAGCTTTGAATTATAGAGACGTGGTAACAAATGACATGATTACCTATAAGCCAGGACAAACTGCAATTGATCGTATTTTTATTAGAAAAGGAAAATTTGATAATAATATTGTTTTTAATGGAATCACTGAAACATTCTTGTCAGACCACAATCTAATTTCATTTTCACTAAATGTATAG
- a CDS encoding RNA-binding domain-containing protein produces the protein MKISELFSDVITEDLTYEYKAILNPDKPVKWAKTIVGYANGEGGIMFVGVSNDGEAFGIDLNEIDNTKNLIAKIIDRHIFPHTKVQYMMRSVDSNAERFVLAVKVNPANSVVRYREGDFNETVYIKGDGNTTPATPEDIISLSKRKYGVDNETSEVLYEESKWSEYIALCKEYRESSNVPTIKDLQNEEVISKDCYAKSGFLMFADNYEGDDSLICCRLWKGNTKTGTVLDSGRYKGSLVNGFRNALSFIERNTKTGWKKTESGGREEVRAYPKEAIREALVNAIAHRDYSISGTQIDVDIYCDRIEIVSPGSWLLPKDYAQYPVGSIPSIRRNSIIAACLDVANLMERGGTGFQTMIECYSGCEEKLQPVVSIYPGFLNLRLYDRLYEKIETNIYDELSGTKKRVLELLQAEGPKHVKELQAVTNYKSRSQFLREILNPLIESGVVYREGNIKSPKSLIVLNVDVAE, from the coding sequence ATGAAGATTTCAGAGTTGTTTTCAGATGTTATAACAGAAGATTTAACCTATGAATACAAGGCAATATTGAATCCGGATAAACCGGTAAAGTGGGCAAAAACTATTGTTGGATATGCAAATGGTGAAGGTGGAATTATGTTTGTAGGTGTGTCTAATGATGGAGAAGCTTTTGGCATTGATTTGAATGAGATTGATAACACAAAAAATCTAATAGCTAAAATCATTGATAGACACATTTTTCCTCATACAAAAGTTCAATATATGATGAGAAGTGTTGATTCGAATGCGGAACGATTTGTTTTGGCAGTGAAAGTGAATCCGGCAAATTCTGTAGTAAGATACAGAGAAGGTGATTTTAATGAAACTGTTTATATTAAGGGTGACGGAAATACAACACCAGCTACTCCGGAAGACATTATTTCTTTGTCTAAAAGAAAATATGGTGTTGATAATGAAACCAGCGAGGTCTTATATGAGGAATCGAAATGGAGTGAATATATCGCTTTATGCAAGGAATATAGAGAGAGTTCCAATGTGCCGACTATAAAGGATTTACAAAACGAAGAGGTTATTTCAAAGGATTGTTATGCTAAATCAGGATTTCTTATGTTTGCAGATAATTATGAAGGTGATGATTCACTGATTTGTTGTCGTCTTTGGAAAGGCAATACCAAAACAGGAACAGTACTTGATAGTGGAAGATATAAGGGATCATTGGTGAATGGATTTCGAAATGCTTTAAGTTTTATTGAAAGAAACACAAAAACCGGCTGGAAAAAAACGGAATCCGGTGGGCGAGAGGAAGTGCGTGCATATCCGAAAGAGGCAATTCGAGAAGCATTAGTAAATGCAATCGCACACAGAGATTATTCTATTTCCGGCACGCAGATTGATGTGGATATATATTGTGACAGAATAGAAATTGTTTCGCCGGGGTCTTGGTTGCTTCCTAAAGATTATGCTCAATATCCAGTAGGTTCAATCCCTTCTATTAGAAGGAATTCTATTATAGCAGCATGTTTGGATGTAGCAAATTTGATGGAGCGTGGAGGAACTGGTTTTCAGACAATGATTGAATGTTATAGTGGATGTGAAGAAAAATTGCAACCGGTTGTGTCAATTTATCCGGGTTTTTTGAATTTGCGTTTGTATGATCGCCTATACGAAAAAATAGAAACGAATATATATGATGAGCTATCTGGAACTAAAAAAAGAGTATTGGAACTATTGCAAGCAGAAGGTCCAAAGCATGTAAAAGAGCTACAAGCTGTCACGAACTACAAGAGTAGAAGTCAGTTTTTACGTGAAATACTAAATCCTCTTATCGAAAGTGGAGTTGTCTACAGAGAAGGAAATATTAAGTCTCCAAAGTCATTGATAGTATTGAATGTTGACGTGGCGGAATAG
- the ltrA gene encoding group II intron reverse transcriptase/maturase gives MLKKDKLRYNEYFDMQSIFDELYQQSRNNNNFYKLMEVIGSKQNIRLAYRNLKGNTGSKTKGTDGKTIEDISKLNDEMLIKEVRARLEDYNPLPVRRVYIPKPGSDKKRPLGIPTIWDRLIQQCILQVLEPICEPKFHNHSYGFRPNRSTHHAVSRMVSLINLGKHYYCVDIDIKGFFDNVNHGKLMKQIWNLGIRDKRLLCIISKLLKCEIEGEGIPTKGTPQGGILSPLLSNIVLNELDWWISDQWETYMPRKGNSKGFAQYARQYTNLKDGYIVRYADDFKIMCRTYPEAQRYYHAVVDFLNNRLGLEISPEKSKVTNLKKNSSDFLGFKIKAVPQGKSKYGYVAKTDMCEKALKKSKANLRQKILEIQNHTNAEEVKKYNSAVTGIQNYYRIATNVYNNLTEVDYALLRTRNNRLRKKAKIVRFGETPSDFKKKTTGIRDCKKIYRIMDIHMLPITGVHHKSPMNFSQEICNYTEKGRKKIHNNQRAVESSKLKAFQMFLNEDDTIEFRNNVVSKFVAQYGKCYITGNELEPENAVGIRIKPKERNGTDDYSNIVIVSKAVIPLIEDKNADYCSNLSEKQKVKLNRLRRARKLKPVKGTCKLA, from the coding sequence ATGTTGAAGAAAGACAAGCTGAGATACAACGAATATTTTGATATGCAGAGCATATTTGATGAGTTGTATCAACAAAGCAGAAACAACAATAATTTTTACAAGTTAATGGAGGTAATAGGTTCAAAGCAGAATATCAGATTAGCATACAGAAATCTGAAAGGTAATACTGGTAGTAAAACCAAAGGTACTGACGGAAAGACAATAGAGGATATTTCCAAACTTAATGATGAAATGCTGATAAAGGAAGTGAGAGCCAGATTAGAGGACTATAATCCATTACCAGTGCGGAGAGTATATATTCCAAAGCCTGGCAGTGATAAAAAGAGACCTCTTGGCATACCGACTATATGGGACAGACTGATTCAACAATGTATTTTGCAGGTGCTAGAACCCATATGCGAGCCGAAATTTCATAATCATTCCTATGGATTCAGACCAAACAGAAGTACCCACCACGCAGTCAGCAGAATGGTAAGCCTTATCAATTTAGGCAAACATTATTATTGTGTGGATATTGATATTAAAGGATTTTTCGATAATGTCAATCATGGAAAACTAATGAAGCAAATCTGGAATCTTGGAATCAGGGATAAAAGGCTGTTGTGTATTATAAGCAAACTTTTAAAGTGTGAAATCGAGGGAGAGGGAATACCGACTAAAGGAACTCCACAAGGGGGAATACTTTCTCCGTTATTATCTAATATTGTGTTAAATGAACTTGACTGGTGGATAAGTGACCAATGGGAAACTTATATGCCACGAAAGGGAAATAGCAAAGGTTTTGCACAATATGCCAGACAATACACAAATCTGAAAGACGGATATATTGTGCGTTATGCAGATGACTTTAAAATAATGTGCAGAACATATCCAGAAGCACAAAGATATTACCATGCTGTAGTAGATTTTCTGAATAACAGGCTGGGATTGGAAATCAGTCCAGAGAAGTCTAAGGTAACAAATTTGAAAAAGAATTCATCAGATTTTCTTGGATTCAAAATCAAAGCAGTGCCACAGGGAAAATCAAAGTATGGTTATGTTGCAAAAACAGATATGTGTGAAAAAGCCTTGAAGAAATCAAAAGCTAATTTGAGACAAAAGATTCTTGAAATACAGAATCATACAAACGCAGAGGAAGTAAAGAAGTATAACAGTGCAGTCACTGGGATACAGAATTATTATCGGATTGCAACGAATGTTTATAACAACCTTACAGAGGTTGATTATGCTTTATTACGAACCCGTAACAACAGGTTGAGGAAGAAAGCAAAAATAGTCAGATTCGGAGAAACTCCAAGTGATTTCAAAAAGAAAACAACAGGAATCAGAGACTGTAAAAAGATTTACAGAATTATGGATATTCATATGTTGCCGATTACAGGAGTGCATCATAAATCTCCAATGAATTTTTCACAGGAGATATGCAATTATACTGAAAAGGGCAGAAAGAAAATTCATAATAATCAGAGAGCAGTGGAAAGCAGTAAACTGAAAGCATTTCAGATGTTTCTTAATGAAGATGATACGATTGAATTTAGAAATAATGTGGTTTCAAAGTTCGTGGCACAGTATGGGAAATGTTACATTACTGGAAATGAATTAGAGCCAGAAAATGCAGTCGGTATCAGAATAAAACCAAAAGAAAGAAATGGTACTGACGATTATAGCAATATCGTTATTGTTAGCAAAGCTGTTATTCCACTTATTGAAGATAAAAATGCTGATTACTGTAGTAACCTTTCGGAAAAGCAGAAAGTGAAGCTGAATCGACTAAGACGAGCTAGAAAACTTAAACCTGTCAAAGGAACTTGTAAACTTGCTTGA